The following are encoded in a window of Amphibacillus xylanus NBRC 15112 genomic DNA:
- the sufC gene encoding Fe-S cluster assembly ATPase SufC: MAGSTLEIKDLHVEIDGKEILKGVNLTVKGGEFHAIMGPNGTGKSTLASAIMGHPNYEVTKGSILMDGEDVLEMEVDERAKAGLFLGMQYPSEISGVTTSEFLRSAINAHREEGNEIPLMKFIKEMDRVMDFLDIDKNMAQRYLNEGFSGGEKKRNEILQLMLLKPKIGILDEIDSGLDIDALKIVSKGINELRSDDFGCLIITHYQRLLNYVTPDFVHVMMQGRIVKSGGAELVERLEAEGYEWIKEELGIEDETVGQDA, encoded by the coding sequence ATGGCGGGATCAACTTTAGAGATCAAAGATCTTCATGTAGAAATTGACGGTAAAGAAATCTTAAAAGGGGTTAACTTAACAGTTAAAGGTGGCGAGTTCCATGCGATTATGGGACCGAACGGAACGGGTAAGTCAACGCTAGCATCCGCGATAATGGGGCACCCTAATTATGAAGTAACTAAAGGTTCAATCTTAATGGATGGCGAAGACGTTTTAGAAATGGAAGTTGATGAGCGAGCAAAAGCTGGCTTATTTTTAGGAATGCAATATCCAAGTGAAATTAGTGGTGTAACAACATCTGAGTTTTTACGATCAGCGATTAATGCACACCGTGAAGAAGGTAATGAAATTCCATTAATGAAGTTCATTAAAGAGATGGACCGTGTTATGGATTTCTTAGATATTGACAAGAATATGGCACAGCGTTATTTAAATGAAGGTTTCTCAGGTGGAGAGAAAAAACGAAATGAGATTCTTCAATTAATGCTACTTAAGCCGAAGATCGGTATCTTAGATGAAATTGACTCTGGACTTGACATTGACGCACTTAAGATTGTTTCAAAAGGAATTAACGAACTTAGAAGTGACGATTTTGGCTGCTTAATCATTACTCACTATCAACGACTATTAAACTATGTTACACCAGATTTTGTTCATGTAATGATGCAAGGACGTATCGTTAAATCAGGTGGAGCTGAGTTAGTTGAGCGTCTAGAAGCTGAAGGGTATGAGTGGATTAAAGAGGAATTAGGAATTGAAGATGAGACGGTTGGTCAAGACGCTTAA